A single Elusimicrobiaceae bacterium DNA region contains:
- a CDS encoding phospholipase D-like domain-containing protein has product MKKLIILLSAALVLCAARTARADGDKSLFTSAAVITESVPLETDYGSALTARAPQVWLEMINSAQDSIDIGVFYIISRPGTAMETVISALKAAAARGVKVRILVDSVFYRKMPDTPDELKKVPGIQLRTVDYNKINGGVMHAKYFVVDGKELYAGSQNFDWRSLEQIHEVGVRLRIPEIAANFTDVFNLDWQLAQNPAVPSRLPAAKNPVNRAHPVRFVWPGSDEQIEVYPAFGPQSLNPNGLDCEITELLNGINKAEKYIKIQVMSFKTRTYGTKEQWTELTDALAGAAGRGVKIRLIVADWTMSGDAAARIKTLAKTPNISVKVSAISQYSKEFVEFARVEHCKYFTADGKISFISTSNWERSYFYQARNAAIILAGAEVASVMEDMFDTSWNSRFAAPVDPDKKYIPPRREKKK; this is encoded by the coding sequence ATGAAAAAACTGATAATCCTGCTGTCCGCCGCGCTGGTCCTGTGCGCGGCCCGAACCGCGCGGGCGGACGGCGATAAAAGCCTGTTCACCTCAGCCGCCGTCATCACAGAAAGCGTGCCGCTGGAAACCGATTACGGGTCGGCGCTGACCGCGCGCGCGCCGCAGGTGTGGCTGGAAATGATCAATTCCGCGCAGGACAGCATTGATATCGGCGTGTTCTATATAATCAGCCGGCCCGGCACAGCCATGGAAACCGTCATCTCGGCGCTTAAAGCAGCCGCGGCGCGCGGCGTGAAGGTGCGGATACTTGTTGACTCGGTGTTTTACAGGAAAATGCCCGACACGCCCGACGAGCTGAAAAAAGTGCCGGGCATACAGCTGCGCACGGTGGATTACAATAAAATAAACGGCGGCGTAATGCACGCCAAGTATTTTGTCGTGGACGGCAAAGAACTGTATGCCGGCAGCCAGAACTTCGACTGGCGCTCGCTGGAGCAGATCCACGAAGTGGGCGTACGGCTGAGAATTCCCGAAATAGCCGCCAATTTCACGGACGTGTTCAACCTCGACTGGCAGCTGGCACAGAACCCGGCCGTTCCTTCACGGCTGCCTGCGGCGAAAAATCCTGTGAACCGGGCTCACCCGGTCCGGTTCGTCTGGCCCGGCTCGGACGAGCAAATCGAGGTCTATCCCGCATTCGGCCCGCAAAGCCTTAACCCGAACGGTCTGGATTGCGAAATCACGGAACTGCTCAACGGCATAAACAAAGCGGAAAAATACATTAAAATCCAGGTCATGTCATTCAAAACCAGAACGTACGGAACTAAAGAACAGTGGACCGAGCTTACCGACGCGCTCGCGGGAGCCGCCGGGCGCGGCGTGAAAATCCGGCTGATCGTGGCGGACTGGACAATGTCGGGCGATGCCGCCGCCAGAATCAAAACGCTTGCCAAAACGCCCAACATCAGCGTAAAAGTTTCCGCGATAAGCCAGTATTCAAAAGAGTTCGTGGAATTCGCGCGCGTGGAACACTGCAAATACTTCACGGCAGACGGAAAAATTTCCTTCATCAGCACGTCAAACTGGGAACGCAGCTATTTCTATCAGGCGCGCAACGCCGCAATCATTCTTGCCGGCGCGGAGGTCGCCTCGGTGATGGAGGATATGTTTGACACAAGCTGGAACAGCCGCTTCGCCGCGCCCGTGGACCCTGACAAAAAATACATCCCGCCCCGGCGCGAAAAGAAAAAATAA